In the genome of Xanthomonas translucens pv. cerealis, one region contains:
- a CDS encoding MinD/ParA family ATP-binding protein: protein MPSRDYANLTNAFPLSATRSEPLGPLGPVRTIAVTGGKGGVGKTNISVNLSMALADMGKRTLLLDADLGLANVDVLLGLTPRFTLADLVAGRCTLEEVLIDLPNGLMVVPAASGRRHMAELPPAQHVGLVNVFSELQRDLDVMIIDTAAGITDSVLTFCQAAQDAVVVVCDEPASITDAYALIKVLSRERGVDRMQIVANMVRDPNEGRLLYDKLSRVCEKFLGDVSLNYLGCVPQDDWLRLSVQRQQPVVKAYPSSPSAQAITEIARRTSRWQAPTAPRGNVEFFVERIIQRGVAA from the coding sequence ATGCCGTCGCGTGATTACGCCAATCTCACCAATGCCTTCCCCCTGTCGGCAACCCGCAGCGAACCGCTGGGTCCGCTAGGCCCGGTGCGCACGATCGCCGTGACCGGCGGCAAGGGCGGCGTGGGCAAGACCAACATCTCGGTCAACCTGTCGATGGCGCTGGCCGACATGGGCAAGCGCACCCTGCTGCTGGACGCCGATCTTGGCCTGGCCAACGTCGACGTGCTGCTCGGGCTGACTCCCAGGTTCACCCTGGCCGACTTGGTCGCCGGGCGCTGCACCCTGGAAGAAGTGCTGATCGACCTGCCCAACGGGTTGATGGTGGTGCCCGCCGCCTCCGGCCGCCGGCACATGGCCGAACTGCCGCCCGCCCAGCACGTCGGCCTGGTCAACGTGTTCTCCGAGCTGCAACGCGACCTGGACGTGATGATCATCGACACCGCCGCCGGGATTACCGACAGCGTGCTGACCTTCTGCCAGGCCGCGCAGGACGCGGTGGTGGTGGTCTGCGACGAGCCGGCCTCGATCACCGACGCCTACGCGCTGATCAAGGTGCTGTCGCGCGAACGCGGCGTGGACCGGATGCAGATCGTCGCCAACATGGTTCGCGACCCCAACGAAGGCCGCCTGCTGTACGACAAGCTGAGCCGGGTGTGCGAGAAGTTCCTCGGCGACGTGTCGCTGAACTACCTGGGCTGCGTGCCGCAGGACGACTGGCTGCGCCTGTCGGTGCAGCGCCAGCAGCCGGTGGTCAAAGCCTACCCGTCCAGCCCGTCGGCGCAGGCGATCACCGAAATCGCCCGCCGCACCTCGCGCTGGCAGGCGCCGACCGCGCCACGCGGCAACGTCGAGTTCTTCGTCGAACGGATCATCCAGAGGGGGGTCGCCGCATGA
- a CDS encoding response regulator codes for MSARILVVDDSASMRQMVSFALTSAGFAVEEAEDGQVALGRAQGQRFNAVVTDVNMPNMDGISLIRALRQLPDYKFTPMLMLTTESAADKKSEGKAAGATGWLVKPFNPEQLIATVQKVLG; via the coding sequence ATGAGCGCACGTATCTTGGTGGTGGACGATTCGGCGTCGATGCGCCAGATGGTCTCCTTTGCCCTCACTTCGGCCGGGTTCGCGGTGGAGGAAGCCGAAGACGGCCAGGTCGCCCTCGGCCGCGCCCAGGGCCAGCGCTTCAACGCGGTGGTCACCGACGTCAACATGCCGAACATGGACGGCATCTCGCTGATCCGTGCGCTGCGCCAGCTGCCGGACTACAAGTTCACGCCGATGCTGATGCTGACCACCGAGTCGGCGGCGGACAAAAAGTCCGAAGGCAAGGCCGCCGGCGCCACCGGCTGGCTGGTCAAGCCTTTCAACCCGGAACAGCTGATCGCCACCGTCCAGAAAGTCCTGGGCTGA
- a CDS encoding ParA family protein, which produces MRIWAIANQKGGVGKTTSTLALGRGLAMLGHRVLMLDLDPHASLTRAFDVPQDPPPSGVLELFATPPSDLAALARHSAIERLSYVCGQTALATLERRSANQPGLGLALQQAMARHAGQHDYILLDCPPTLGLLMINALAAADRVIIPTQAEPLALHGLASMVRTVDMVERSRRRPLPASILPTLFDKRTRAGNDTLRQMQDSYGERVWEDAIPVDTKICNVKALTVAGVPGDYPGRGLAAYRRALEWLVASDTTPMEQAA; this is translated from the coding sequence ATGCGCATCTGGGCGATTGCCAACCAGAAGGGTGGCGTGGGCAAGACCACGAGCACGCTGGCGCTGGGCCGTGGCCTGGCCATGCTCGGCCACCGCGTGCTGATGCTGGATCTCGATCCGCACGCCTCGCTGACCCGCGCCTTCGACGTGCCGCAGGACCCGCCGCCGAGCGGCGTGCTGGAGCTGTTCGCGACGCCGCCGAGCGACCTGGCCGCGCTGGCCCGCCACAGCGCCATCGAGCGCCTGAGCTATGTCTGCGGACAGACCGCGCTGGCCACGCTGGAGCGGCGCAGCGCCAACCAGCCTGGGCTGGGCCTGGCCCTGCAGCAGGCGATGGCGCGGCACGCCGGCCAGCACGATTACATCCTGCTCGACTGCCCGCCGACCCTGGGCCTGCTGATGATCAACGCGCTGGCTGCGGCCGACCGGGTGATCATTCCGACCCAGGCCGAACCGCTGGCGCTGCACGGCCTGGCCAGCATGGTCCGCACCGTGGACATGGTCGAGCGCTCGCGCCGCCGTCCGCTGCCCGCCTCGATCCTGCCGACCCTGTTCGACAAGCGCACCCGCGCCGGCAACGACACCTTGCGGCAGATGCAGGACAGCTACGGCGAGCGGGTCTGGGAAGACGCGATCCCGGTGGACACCAAGATCTGCAACGTCAAGGCGTTGACGGTGGCCGGCGTCCCCGGCGACTACCCTGGCCGCGGCCTGGCCGCCTACCGGCGCGCGCTGGAATGGCTGGTCGCCAGCGACACTACGCCGATGGAGCAGGCCGCATGA
- the cheY gene encoding chemotaxis response regulator CheY: MNKNMRILIVDDFSTMRRIVKNLLGDLGFTNTAEAEDGNSALAALRSAPFEFVVTDWNMPGMTGIDLLRNIRADDKLKHLPVLMVTAEAKREQIIEAAQCGVNGYIIKPFTAQTLQEKLGKIFERLGATV; encoded by the coding sequence GTGAACAAGAACATGCGGATTTTGATCGTGGACGATTTCTCGACGATGCGGCGCATCGTCAAGAATCTGCTCGGCGATCTGGGCTTCACCAACACTGCAGAGGCCGAAGACGGCAACAGTGCGCTGGCGGCACTGCGCTCGGCACCGTTCGAGTTCGTGGTCACCGACTGGAACATGCCCGGCATGACCGGCATCGACCTGCTGCGCAACATTCGCGCCGACGACAAGCTCAAGCACCTGCCGGTGCTGATGGTAACCGCCGAGGCCAAGCGCGAGCAGATCATCGAGGCGGCGCAGTGCGGCGTGAACGGCTACATCATCAAGCCGTTCACCGCGCAGACGCTGCAGGAGAAGCTGGGCAAGATCTTCGAACGCCTGGGAGCGACCGTCTGA
- a CDS encoding RNA polymerase sigma factor FliA, with amino-acid sequence MNAAAQYRAVQRNSSNDYIAQHSDLVRRIAHHLAARLPASVEIDDLIQAGMIGLIEASRSYDADQGASFETYASIRIRGSMIDEIRRGDWVPRSVHRRARDAASAVRKIEQSTGRAAAANEVAAAMDMPLPDYMRLMEDAARGQVLSLESRVEDHGELDTIAKGGPNPQQMLERSEFGRELGKAIAQLPEREQLVLSLYYEQELNLKEIGAVLGVSESRVCQIHGQATVRLRGRLKAFEAADAGLEDKE; translated from the coding sequence ATGAACGCCGCCGCTCAGTACCGCGCCGTGCAGCGCAACAGTTCCAACGACTACATCGCCCAGCATTCGGACCTGGTGCGGCGCATCGCCCACCACCTGGCCGCGCGGCTGCCGGCCAGCGTCGAGATCGACGACCTGATCCAGGCCGGCATGATCGGCCTGATCGAGGCCTCGCGCAGCTACGACGCCGACCAGGGCGCCTCGTTCGAGACCTACGCCTCGATCCGCATCCGCGGCTCGATGATCGACGAGATCCGCCGCGGCGACTGGGTGCCGCGCTCGGTGCACCGCCGCGCCCGCGACGCCGCCTCGGCGGTGCGCAAGATCGAACAGAGCACCGGCCGCGCCGCCGCCGCCAACGAAGTGGCCGCGGCGATGGACATGCCGCTTCCCGACTACATGCGATTGATGGAAGATGCCGCACGCGGCCAGGTACTGAGCCTGGAGTCGCGGGTCGAGGACCATGGCGAACTGGACACCATCGCCAAGGGCGGCCCCAATCCGCAGCAGATGCTGGAACGCAGCGAGTTCGGCCGCGAGTTGGGCAAGGCGATCGCGCAGTTGCCCGAGCGCGAGCAGCTGGTGCTGTCGCTGTATTACGAACAGGAATTGAACCTGAAGGAAATCGGCGCGGTGCTCGGTGTCAGCGAGTCACGCGTCTGCCAGATCCACGGCCAGGCCACGGTACGCTTGCGCGGACGCTTGAAAGCGTTCGAAGCGGCGGACGCTGGCCTGGAAGACAAAGAATAA
- the motD gene encoding flagellar motor protein MotD: MARKRQHEDHVNHEAWAIPYADLMTLLLAFFVVMYALSTVNEAKYRVMADAMSTAFGGAPRTMSPVQVGEHLMQGQGGARPTPIKSSPALSLPDPNRLPSASPLRSPSALRDEDQLRRAQRQLDGIADRLGAALAPLIQKKLITVRHAGLWIEVEINSDILFGSGSASLDQSARATLAQLAQVLVPVPNGVRVEGYTDNSPIATVQFPSNWELSAARAASVVHLFADQGLQPSRLSMIGYGEFRPRADNDSQAGRNANRRVVLVILADAGGPDSGSDPAPGAAAGTPSPQDRLTNTAGTVPTTSLHAAAVAAGNTGQPRAVPAAIEGVN; encoded by the coding sequence ATGGCCCGCAAGCGTCAGCACGAAGATCACGTCAACCATGAGGCATGGGCCATCCCCTATGCCGATCTGATGACGTTGTTGCTCGCCTTCTTCGTGGTGATGTACGCGCTGTCCACGGTCAATGAAGCCAAGTACCGGGTCATGGCCGACGCGATGAGCACCGCCTTCGGCGGCGCGCCGCGGACGATGAGCCCGGTGCAGGTCGGCGAGCACCTGATGCAGGGTCAGGGCGGCGCACGCCCGACCCCGATCAAGTCCAGCCCGGCGCTGTCTCTGCCCGACCCGAACCGGCTGCCCTCGGCCTCGCCGCTGCGCTCGCCCAGCGCGCTGCGCGACGAGGACCAGCTGCGCCGCGCGCAGCGCCAGCTCGACGGCATCGCCGACCGGCTCGGCGCCGCGCTGGCGCCGCTGATCCAGAAGAAGCTGATCACCGTGCGCCATGCCGGACTCTGGATCGAAGTGGAAATCAACAGCGACATCCTGTTCGGCTCCGGCTCCGCCTCGCTGGACCAGAGCGCCCGCGCTACCCTGGCGCAGCTGGCGCAGGTGCTGGTGCCGGTGCCCAACGGCGTGCGCGTGGAGGGCTATACCGATAACAGCCCGATCGCCACCGTGCAGTTCCCGTCGAACTGGGAACTGTCGGCGGCGCGCGCGGCCAGCGTGGTGCATTTGTTCGCCGACCAGGGCCTGCAGCCGTCGCGGCTGTCGATGATCGGCTACGGCGAGTTCCGCCCGCGTGCCGACAACGACAGCCAGGCCGGCCGCAACGCCAACCGCCGCGTGGTGCTGGTGATCCTGGCCGACGCCGGCGGTCCCGATAGCGGCAGCGACCCGGCGCCCGGCGCCGCGGCCGGCACCCCGTCGCCGCAAGACCGATTGACCAATACCGCCGGCACCGTGCCGACAACCTCGCTACATGCCGCCGCAGTGGCTGCCGGCAATACCGGCCAGCCCCGCGCGGTACCTGCCGCCATTGAAGGAGTGAACTGA
- a CDS encoding STAS domain-containing protein — MSTVTLGEDLGIETSADLKQRLTPFLASADELQLDAGEVRRIHTASVQVLCAFVDARRQDGKSTVFAACNDTFRDAARLLGVSASLGLPATPDNLKSVENAA, encoded by the coding sequence ATGAGCACAGTCACCCTTGGCGAAGATCTCGGCATCGAGACCAGCGCCGACCTGAAACAACGGCTGACCCCGTTCCTGGCGTCGGCCGACGAGCTGCAGTTGGACGCCGGCGAGGTCCGCCGCATCCATACCGCATCCGTGCAGGTGCTGTGCGCATTCGTCGATGCCCGTCGGCAGGATGGCAAAAGCACTGTGTTCGCGGCCTGCAACGACACGTTCCGCGACGCGGCACGCCTGCTAGGGGTCAGCGCATCGCTAGGCCTTCCTGCAACCCCTGACAACCTGAAATCTGTGGAGAACGCGGCATGA
- a CDS encoding protein phosphatase CheZ, whose product MQATAERSAMIERLQGALDALERGDEAAWRKEIDTLAAWRTRPMMQGLSRLARDLGQALGELPTIPSEAGELDDACSRLDHVVAMTEQASHRTLDLAEECRALAEQLRAGGLTGDQGEILDKIRHNLTEMALAQSFQDLTGQIIRRVATIVRRVHEGFGALGLPPKDDKKPDGSLAGPALAGLDRHGVSQDDADDLLSGLGL is encoded by the coding sequence ATGCAAGCCACCGCCGAACGCAGCGCCATGATCGAACGCCTGCAAGGTGCGCTGGACGCACTGGAGCGTGGCGACGAAGCCGCCTGGCGCAAGGAAATCGACACCCTAGCCGCCTGGCGCACGCGGCCGATGATGCAGGGCCTGAGCCGGCTGGCGCGCGACCTGGGCCAGGCGCTCGGCGAGCTGCCCACCATCCCCTCCGAAGCCGGGGAGCTGGACGATGCCTGCTCGCGCCTGGACCACGTGGTGGCCATGACCGAACAGGCCAGCCACCGCACCCTGGACCTGGCCGAGGAATGCCGCGCGCTGGCCGAGCAGCTGCGCGCCGGCGGCCTGACCGGCGACCAGGGCGAGATCCTCGACAAGATCCGCCATAACCTCACCGAGATGGCCCTGGCGCAGAGCTTCCAGGACCTGACCGGGCAGATCATCCGCCGCGTGGCGACCATCGTGCGCCGCGTGCACGAGGGCTTCGGCGCGCTCGGCCTGCCGCCGAAGGACGACAAGAAACCCGACGGCAGCTTGGCCGGCCCGGCGCTGGCCGGCCTGGACCGCCACGGCGTGTCGCAGGACGACGCCGACGATCTATTGTCCGGATTGGGGCTGTAA
- a CDS encoding chemotaxis protein CheA, whose amino-acid sequence MSAVPDDIAADFIIEAQEILDRLGEQLVSLEQAPEDSDQLNAVFRGFHTLKGGAGFLAINAMVELCHAAEDTLGQARAGQATLQARHFDAAQQSLDYLQSMLDAFGSGSEPPRAPQQLIAQFATSGEETAAPSAKAAVAAPPPAAGGNGDMIDDDEFEALLDQLHGGAAPAALPVPAAAPRPAPSAKPAAAPGKAAEPEHTVRVDTKRLDAIVNLIGELVLSRNRLKTLRVRLRDEELDRAVSSLDIATSRLQSAVMRTRMQPVGKVFSRFPKVARDVARSLNKEVDLELIGADTELDRNLVEALADPLVHLVRNAIDHGIETPALREATGKPRGGHVRLSAQQEGDYVSIEVQDDGAGIDPERLRQKAREKGLIDPEAAARLTTEECLHLVFLPGFSTKAEVTDISGRGVGMDVVQSRIRELSGQIQIQSELGRGSRFLIRVPLTLAILPTLLVQAGDTVYALPLARVVEVLHAPRRALGWFDGRAVLDRQSHTLPLVDLRKWLNIEAPELPLLTVVVLQAGESRMGLVVDQVRGREEVVIKPLPRALRGLPGYAGATLIGDGRLALILDVDGLKS is encoded by the coding sequence ATGAGCGCCGTACCCGACGACATTGCTGCCGACTTCATCATCGAGGCCCAGGAAATCCTGGACCGGCTCGGCGAGCAATTGGTGTCGCTGGAGCAGGCGCCCGAGGACAGCGATCAGCTCAACGCGGTATTCCGCGGTTTCCACACGCTCAAGGGCGGCGCCGGATTCCTGGCGATCAACGCCATGGTCGAGCTGTGCCACGCCGCCGAGGACACCCTGGGCCAGGCCCGCGCCGGCCAGGCCACCCTGCAGGCGCGGCACTTCGACGCCGCGCAGCAGTCGCTGGACTACCTGCAGTCGATGCTCGACGCGTTCGGCAGCGGCAGCGAACCGCCGCGCGCGCCGCAACAGCTGATCGCGCAGTTCGCCACCAGCGGGGAAGAGACCGCCGCGCCCAGCGCCAAGGCCGCCGTCGCCGCGCCGCCGCCCGCCGCAGGCGGCAACGGCGACATGATCGACGACGACGAATTCGAAGCGTTGCTCGACCAGTTGCACGGCGGCGCCGCGCCCGCCGCGCTGCCGGTGCCGGCCGCCGCGCCGCGGCCGGCGCCCAGCGCCAAGCCCGCCGCTGCGCCCGGCAAGGCCGCCGAACCCGAACACACCGTGCGCGTGGACACCAAGCGTCTGGACGCGATCGTCAACCTGATCGGCGAACTGGTGCTGTCGCGCAACCGGCTCAAGACCCTGCGCGTGCGCCTGCGCGACGAAGAACTGGACCGCGCGGTCAGCAGCCTGGACATTGCCACCTCGCGCCTGCAATCGGCAGTGATGCGCACCCGCATGCAGCCGGTCGGCAAGGTGTTCTCGCGCTTTCCCAAGGTCGCGCGCGACGTCGCCCGCTCCCTGAACAAGGAAGTGGACCTGGAACTGATCGGCGCCGACACCGAACTGGACCGCAACCTGGTCGAGGCGCTGGCCGATCCGCTGGTGCACCTGGTGCGCAACGCGATCGACCACGGCATCGAGACGCCTGCGCTGCGCGAAGCCACCGGCAAGCCGCGCGGCGGCCACGTGCGCCTGTCGGCGCAGCAGGAAGGCGATTACGTCAGCATCGAGGTACAGGACGATGGCGCCGGCATCGACCCCGAACGCCTGCGGCAGAAGGCCCGCGAGAAGGGTCTGATCGATCCGGAAGCCGCCGCGCGCCTGACCACCGAGGAGTGCCTGCACCTGGTGTTCCTGCCAGGTTTCTCGACCAAGGCCGAAGTCACCGACATCTCCGGCCGCGGCGTCGGCATGGACGTGGTGCAGTCGCGCATCCGCGAACTCAGCGGACAGATCCAGATCCAGTCCGAACTGGGCCGCGGCAGCCGCTTCCTGATCCGCGTGCCGCTGACCCTGGCGATCCTGCCGACCCTGCTGGTGCAGGCCGGCGACACCGTCTATGCGCTGCCGCTGGCGCGTGTGGTGGAAGTGCTGCACGCGCCGCGCCGCGCGCTGGGCTGGTTCGACGGCCGCGCCGTGCTCGACCGGCAATCGCACACGTTGCCGCTGGTGGATCTGCGCAAGTGGTTGAACATCGAAGCGCCGGAACTGCCGTTGCTGACCGTGGTGGTGCTGCAAGCCGGCGAATCGCGCATGGGACTGGTCGTGGACCAGGTCCGCGGCCGCGAGGAAGTGGTGATCAAACCGCTGCCGCGCGCACTGCGCGGCCTGCCCGGCTACGCCGGCGCGACCCTGATCGGCGATGGCCGGCTGGCGTTGATCCTGGATGTGGATGGGTTGAAGAGCTGA
- a CDS encoding chemotaxis protein CheW, translating to MNTPGVIDDYLEGLLHDVIADERDATRQATLAAASAAPAPAQEPLHTVAAPAPAGPTPEELAAAVLAEADADPALAGIMSQQALAPKQAGPTPEELAAAVLAEADADPALAGIMSQQALAPKPAGPTPEELAAAVLAEADADPALAGIMSQQALAPKPAGPTPEELAAAVLAEADADPALAGIMSQQAPSAAERDADLEVVAAMEMQRAAAPPRDLAAEDDAAAARATKRPPMAVPPERRVEAERAQAAGPRLPPNLQAFMAPSVPHEASPHQRRAPERSTRWLRLRCGEQAYALELLKVQEVVLPVPLLALRGTPPAMLGIMNLRGQVVPVIDLGIHLGAAPIEMDMLTRVVVLEENGETLGLRVSAVEDVASLTDQQIEPPDNARICRISNHLFRGVARLAQQPMILLDAEQLLH from the coding sequence ATGAACACGCCCGGGGTCATCGACGACTATCTGGAAGGCCTGCTGCACGACGTGATCGCCGATGAGCGCGACGCCACACGCCAGGCCACGCTCGCCGCGGCCAGCGCCGCGCCGGCGCCAGCGCAGGAGCCGCTGCACACCGTCGCAGCGCCCGCCCCGGCCGGCCCCACCCCGGAGGAACTCGCCGCCGCGGTCCTGGCCGAAGCCGATGCCGACCCAGCCCTGGCCGGCATCATGTCGCAGCAGGCCCTGGCGCCCAAGCAGGCCGGCCCCACCCCGGAAGAACTCGCCGCCGCGGTCCTGGCCGAAGCCGATGCCGACCCAGCCCTGGCCGGGATCATGTCGCAGCAGGCCCTGGCGCCCAAGCCGGCCGGCCCCACCCCGGAAGAACTCGCCGCCGCGGTCCTGGCCGAAGCCGACGCCGATCCGGCCCTGGCCGGGATCATGTCGCAGCAGGCCCTGGCGCCCAAGCCGGCCGGCCCCACCCCGGAAGAACTCGCCGCCGCGGTCCTGGCCGAAGCCGACGCCGATCCGGCCCTGGCCGGGATCATGTCGCAGCAGGCACCGTCGGCCGCCGAGCGCGACGCCGATCTCGAGGTGGTCGCGGCGATGGAGATGCAACGTGCCGCCGCGCCGCCGCGCGACCTGGCCGCCGAAGACGATGCCGCCGCTGCGCGCGCGACCAAGCGCCCGCCAATGGCGGTGCCGCCGGAACGCCGCGTCGAAGCAGAGCGCGCGCAAGCGGCAGGCCCGCGCCTGCCGCCCAACCTGCAGGCGTTCATGGCACCGAGCGTGCCGCACGAAGCTTCCCCGCACCAGCGCCGCGCGCCGGAGCGCAGCACCCGCTGGCTGCGCCTGCGCTGCGGCGAACAAGCCTATGCGCTGGAACTGCTGAAGGTGCAGGAAGTGGTGCTGCCGGTGCCGTTGCTGGCCTTGCGCGGCACCCCGCCGGCGATGTTGGGCATCATGAATCTGCGTGGCCAGGTGGTGCCGGTGATCGACCTGGGCATCCACCTGGGCGCCGCGCCGATCGAGATGGACATGCTGACCCGGGTGGTGGTGCTGGAAGAGAACGGCGAGACCCTGGGCCTGCGCGTGTCCGCGGTCGAGGACGTGGCCAGCCTCACCGACCAGCAGATCGAGCCGCCGGACAACGCCCGCATCTGCCGCATCTCCAACCACCTGTTCCGCGGCGTGGCGCGACTGGCACAGCAGCCGATGATCCTGCTCGACGCCGAGCAACTGCTGCACTGA
- a CDS encoding flagellar motor protein, whose product MDKLSLIGLLLAIASLVGGSILKGAGVSALWSPAAFVIVIVGTVAAILVHTPPAVFKRAFQIAKWILHPPSSDRQALLQQIVEWSNIARRQGLLGLENQVQQQQDPFVRKGLQMLVDGVEPESIRHMLEIDLDGQEHCDLAAAKVFEGMGIYAPTLGIIGAVLGLIAVMKNLADPSKLGHGIAAAFTATIYGIASANLLFLPMASKLKSVIKHSSGEREMIIEGLIAIAQGENPRNIESKLAGFLH is encoded by the coding sequence ATGGACAAACTCAGTCTCATTGGCTTGCTGTTGGCGATCGCCTCGCTGGTAGGCGGCAGCATCCTCAAGGGCGCCGGCGTCTCGGCGCTGTGGTCGCCGGCCGCGTTCGTGATCGTGATCGTCGGCACCGTCGCCGCGATCCTGGTGCACACCCCGCCGGCGGTGTTCAAGCGCGCGTTCCAGATCGCCAAGTGGATCCTGCATCCGCCGTCCAGCGATCGCCAGGCGCTGCTGCAGCAGATCGTGGAGTGGAGCAACATCGCCCGTCGCCAGGGCCTGCTCGGCCTGGAGAACCAGGTGCAGCAGCAGCAGGACCCATTCGTGCGCAAGGGCCTGCAGATGCTGGTCGACGGGGTGGAGCCGGAATCGATCCGGCACATGCTGGAGATCGACCTCGACGGCCAGGAACACTGCGACCTGGCCGCGGCCAAGGTGTTCGAAGGCATGGGCATCTATGCACCGACGCTGGGCATCATCGGCGCGGTGCTGGGCCTGATCGCGGTGATGAAGAACCTCGCCGACCCGAGCAAGCTCGGCCACGGCATCGCCGCCGCGTTCACCGCCACCATCTACGGCATCGCCTCGGCCAACCTGCTGTTCCTGCCGATGGCCAGCAAGCTCAAGAGCGTGATCAAGCACAGCAGCGGCGAGCGCGAAATGATCATCGAAGGGCTCATCGCCATCGCCCAGGGCGAGAACCCCCGCAACATCGAATCGAAGCTGGCCGGCTTCTTGCATTGA